A window of Leptospira fainei serovar Hurstbridge str. BUT 6 contains these coding sequences:
- a CDS encoding multicopper oxidase domain-containing protein — protein sequence MDRKEFLRWLGLGGVGLAAGTGLARIGSGKKDDPAFCKTAPTSINSNPASVRLPGAIGGNSYGSMVHPPMFIDSGFLDRMELHKSLPLPPPGGSFQTEINIIEMPLTVAHNTIVNAWTFDGVVPGRVLRAREGQRMEILFRNQSAHPHSIHFHGTHDPQEDGWEPVVPGGERLYKIQGGPVGFHPYHCHVPPLSSHMSKGLYGGFIVDPPGGRPLALEYMLILSGWDLNESGRNDIYSWNGMAGFYDRFPIKVPVGKKVRLYIANMTEFDPIASFHLHSQTFDVFRTGTKLTPDEHTDVVTLGQTERVIVEFTLTKRGRYMFHPHQTYMADRGAMGWIVAV from the coding sequence ATGGATCGTAAGGAATTCCTGCGCTGGTTAGGACTCGGCGGAGTCGGTTTGGCCGCAGGAACGGGGTTGGCAAGAATCGGTTCCGGAAAAAAAGACGATCCCGCCTTCTGCAAAACGGCTCCTACCTCCATCAATTCAAATCCCGCTTCCGTTCGACTTCCCGGGGCTATCGGGGGGAACTCCTACGGAAGTATGGTCCATCCACCCATGTTTATCGATTCCGGTTTTCTGGACCGAATGGAATTGCATAAGTCTTTGCCTCTGCCACCCCCAGGCGGGTCCTTTCAAACGGAAATTAACATTATAGAAATGCCGTTGACGGTCGCACATAATACGATCGTAAATGCTTGGACTTTCGACGGCGTCGTTCCGGGTAGAGTTCTTAGAGCGCGGGAAGGTCAGAGAATGGAAATTCTTTTTCGTAATCAATCCGCTCATCCGCATTCCATTCATTTTCACGGAACTCATGATCCGCAAGAAGACGGATGGGAACCGGTAGTTCCGGGAGGGGAACGATTATATAAAATCCAGGGCGGCCCCGTCGGATTTCATCCCTATCATTGTCACGTTCCTCCGTTGTCGAGCCATATGTCTAAAGGATTGTACGGAGGATTTATCGTGGATCCGCCCGGAGGTAGACCGCTGGCACTTGAATATATGCTGATTCTTTCCGGTTGGGATTTAAATGAATCGGGTAGGAACGATATTTATTCCTGGAACGGAATGGCAGGATTTTATGATCGCTTTCCGATTAAGGTTCCGGTCGGAAAGAAAGTTAGATTATACATTGCGAATATGACCGAGTTCGATCCGATCGCTTCCTTTCATCTCCATTCTCAGACGTTCGATGTTTTTAGAACGGGGACGAAACTGACACCTGACGAGCATACGGACGTAGTCACCCTGGGGCAAACTGAAAGAGTGATTGTGGAATTTACTTTAACGAAACGGGGAAGATATATGTTCCATCCTCACCAGACTTATATGGCGGATAGGGGAGCAATGGGATGGATCGTAGCGGTATGA
- a CDS encoding PLDc N-terminal domain-containing protein, with amino-acid sequence MNTNEIFEPGFFTLLFNFYGYYLPYILFALWASLALVDLAKREDVTPKQGSLWTAAIVVVPLLGAGAYHIFGGSKIPDWAKKSLVYGGGGLLILVILVSSLAKF; translated from the coding sequence ATGAATACGAATGAAATTTTTGAACCCGGGTTTTTTACGCTTCTATTTAATTTTTACGGTTACTACCTTCCTTACATTCTTTTCGCGTTATGGGCTTCTTTGGCTCTCGTCGATTTAGCCAAGAGGGAGGATGTCACTCCTAAGCAAGGAAGTTTGTGGACAGCCGCAATCGTGGTAGTTCCACTTTTAGGCGCCGGGGCCTATCATATCTTCGGCGGATCTAAGATACCGGATTGGGCTAAGAAGTCTCTAGTTTACGGCGGGGGAGGCTTACTAATTTTAGTGATCCTTGTCTCCTCGTTGGCAAAATTTTAA
- a CDS encoding PLDc N-terminal domain-containing protein: MSIHRKHVRLLPWLGLLVFGILFGGIISSCSKDGGTEGFAHIVMVDNAFSPPMQRIPIGGVIEFVNTGANPHNAIGVDRSWSTEKAYGNLVMPRGAKVKVTFPKEGVFPYFCSFHASPDGKQGMVGDIVVGNVPFNPAAKAGKSWKSVETFSGVTRKVPQIYPTIQNAVDAASPGDLVLIDEGVYYEEVVVTTPSITLRGTDRNKVILDGQFQRGNGVIVVGANGVAIENMTARNATLNGFFWTGVKGYRGSYLTAYNNGDYGIYAFDSSNGVLEHSYASGSPDSGIYVGQCYPCRAILYDLISENSALGYSGTNAGGDLYILSSIWRNNIVGLAPNSLDRELLPPERETTILSNLIYDNNNLNAPVKALEYPSYGTGVLIAGGLRNVIKNNVIIGHDNFGIAILPNLDENFWLSHSNIVEENIVHSSGLGDLSLNGPISIGNCFSKNKFQTSIPPMLEKISSCNGGMRIPAGGELLPTYNILSLMVDATLGRFRSGDWKSQPVPPLQKNIPGGAGAPVKPAIHPYEDFGLNLKKIALPEESKKILAERKPKFGNVLGSLSLPRPLDLQVLLFRWFGYILPMLLYVCLTSLSVADLIYLHPGKSNRFGWLAFIAFVPYIGGASYLLFGKSEIPKWLRHTLLGTGFGFSLAFLIILAGIIIGSVGG, encoded by the coding sequence ATGTCGATTCACAGGAAACACGTCAGGTTGCTTCCCTGGCTAGGACTATTAGTCTTTGGGATTCTATTCGGAGGGATTATTTCTTCCTGTAGCAAGGACGGGGGAACGGAAGGTTTCGCGCATATTGTGATGGTCGATAATGCCTTCTCTCCACCGATGCAAAGAATCCCGATCGGGGGGGTGATCGAATTCGTGAATACCGGAGCAAACCCGCATAATGCGATCGGCGTGGATCGATCCTGGTCAACGGAAAAAGCGTACGGTAATTTGGTGATGCCTAGGGGCGCAAAAGTAAAAGTTACATTTCCGAAGGAAGGAGTGTTTCCTTATTTTTGTTCCTTCCACGCTTCTCCGGACGGCAAGCAGGGAATGGTCGGGGATATCGTAGTCGGTAATGTCCCTTTTAATCCTGCGGCGAAGGCGGGAAAATCCTGGAAGTCCGTCGAAACTTTCTCTGGTGTCACTCGTAAAGTCCCGCAAATTTATCCCACTATTCAAAATGCAGTCGATGCAGCGTCCCCAGGCGATCTTGTATTGATAGACGAAGGGGTATATTACGAAGAGGTAGTCGTAACGACACCTTCGATTACTCTACGAGGAACTGACAGAAATAAAGTCATCCTAGACGGACAATTCCAACGGGGAAATGGGGTTATCGTAGTGGGAGCGAACGGCGTTGCAATCGAAAATATGACAGCCAGAAACGCGACCTTAAACGGCTTTTTCTGGACAGGAGTCAAAGGTTACCGGGGTTCTTATTTAACCGCATACAATAACGGAGACTATGGAATTTACGCATTCGATTCAAGCAATGGAGTACTGGAACATTCTTATGCTTCCGGCTCTCCTGATTCCGGAATTTATGTCGGACAGTGCTATCCCTGCCGTGCAATTTTGTACGATTTAATTTCGGAGAACAGCGCGTTGGGATATTCCGGCACGAATGCTGGAGGAGATTTATACATCCTAAGTTCCATCTGGCGAAATAATATTGTCGGGTTAGCGCCTAATTCTCTCGATCGGGAGTTACTCCCTCCGGAACGCGAAACTACGATTCTAAGCAATTTAATTTATGATAATAATAACCTTAACGCACCTGTTAAGGCTTTGGAATATCCGTCGTACGGAACCGGAGTCTTGATCGCAGGGGGGCTAAGGAACGTAATTAAGAATAATGTGATTATCGGGCACGATAACTTCGGGATCGCGATTCTACCTAACTTGGATGAGAACTTCTGGCTTTCCCATTCGAATATTGTGGAAGAAAATATAGTTCATTCGTCCGGACTCGGAGACCTGAGCCTGAACGGACCGATAAGTATAGGAAATTGTTTTTCCAAGAATAAGTTTCAAACTTCTATTCCGCCTATGCTAGAAAAAATTTCTTCATGCAACGGTGGAATGCGAATCCCTGCCGGTGGGGAACTCTTGCCAACTTATAATATTCTTTCCCTTATGGTCGACGCGACGTTAGGACGCTTCCGAAGCGGGGATTGGAAAAGCCAACCGGTTCCGCCTCTCCAAAAAAATATTCCAGGAGGAGCGGGAGCTCCGGTAAAACCCGCGATTCATCCCTACGAAGATTTCGGATTGAATTTGAAGAAGATCGCTCTTCCGGAAGAGTCGAAGAAAATACTCGCCGAACGAAAACCCAAGTTCGGAAACGTTCTAGGAAGTTTGTCTTTACCCAGGCCTCTCGATCTTCAAGTGTTGCTTTTCCGTTGGTTCGGTTATATTCTTCCGATGCTCCTGTACGTTTGTTTGACGAGTTTGAGCGTAGCGGACTTGATTTATTTGCATCCGGGAAAATCGAACCGATTCGGTTGGCTTGCCTTCATTGCCTTTGTGCCGTATATCGGCGGCGCCTCCTATCTATTATTTGGAAAGAGCGAAATTCCCAAATGGTTGAGACATACTTTACTGGGGACAGGTTTCGGCTTTAGCCTGGCGTTCTTGATAATTTTGGCAGGAATCATAATCGGGAGCGTAGGCGGTTGA
- the nhaC gene encoding Na+/H+ antiporter NhaC gives MNREGPGLAISLIPFAFLVLSLTGAGFVFGRGIAEGPAQILLFSAAALSAGISRLRGIPWERLEETVLDSMRNVLQPILILLLIGALIGIWIRSGIVPGLIVWGLELLRPSVFLPSALVLSSVVSLATGSSWSTAGTVGVALVGVGAALGIPLGMVAGAIVSGAYFGDKLSPFSETTNLASSITGVPLVSHIRNMARMTVPLFLLCMAAFTFLGLGLNLGAGETSVAVLPVVSALRSGWEIGWYLLIPPFLTFFMIYLRVSAVPALFIGILSGAVLALFTQADLYGQSGDWKAAISTAFQKLLLAASEGTKVKTGQPVVDDLLSRGGMSSMLSTVWLILSAMFYAGTMEGGGMTKTIADFILKRVKTKGSLFSSTVLTCIGVNLLCADQYLAIVVPGKMFHEAYVRRGIDPRNLSRVLEDSGTMTSALVPWNSCGSFMAAALGVPTLVYLPFAFLNLLSPILSLITGWLGFGWAGKMPAKETASNS, from the coding sequence ATGAATCGAGAGGGCCCCGGACTCGCAATTTCATTAATTCCTTTTGCTTTTTTGGTTTTGTCTTTAACGGGAGCCGGATTCGTTTTCGGTCGAGGAATTGCGGAGGGGCCGGCACAGATTCTTTTGTTTAGCGCGGCGGCGCTCTCAGCAGGAATTTCTAGATTGAGGGGAATCCCTTGGGAACGACTTGAAGAAACCGTATTGGACTCTATGCGAAACGTTCTTCAACCGATTCTCATCCTATTATTGATCGGAGCCTTAATCGGTATATGGATTCGATCGGGTATCGTTCCGGGGTTAATCGTTTGGGGTCTCGAGCTTCTTCGTCCATCCGTTTTCTTACCGTCGGCATTGGTACTTTCATCGGTCGTGTCCTTAGCGACCGGAAGTTCCTGGTCGACGGCCGGAACGGTTGGCGTGGCTTTGGTCGGAGTCGGAGCCGCACTGGGAATTCCTTTGGGAATGGTCGCCGGAGCTATCGTTTCGGGAGCATACTTCGGAGATAAGCTTTCCCCTTTTTCCGAAACTACGAATCTGGCGTCCTCCATCACCGGAGTTCCTTTAGTATCACATATTCGTAATATGGCTAGGATGACGGTTCCGCTTTTTTTGCTCTGTATGGCGGCATTTACCTTTCTCGGATTAGGGCTTAATCTCGGAGCAGGAGAAACTTCGGTCGCAGTTCTGCCGGTAGTAAGTGCATTGCGTTCAGGCTGGGAAATCGGTTGGTATCTTCTCATACCGCCTTTCTTGACGTTTTTCATGATTTACCTACGAGTCTCCGCGGTCCCCGCATTGTTTATAGGAATTCTCTCCGGAGCCGTTCTGGCTCTATTTACTCAAGCCGATTTGTATGGACAATCGGGAGATTGGAAAGCCGCGATATCTACAGCATTTCAGAAACTTCTATTAGCCGCTTCGGAAGGAACGAAGGTAAAAACGGGACAACCCGTCGTCGATGATTTATTGTCTCGAGGAGGAATGTCTTCCATGCTCTCCACCGTTTGGTTGATTTTATCGGCAATGTTTTACGCCGGAACAATGGAGGGTGGAGGAATGACTAAAACGATAGCCGATTTCATTTTAAAAAGAGTGAAAACAAAAGGTTCCCTATTTTCGAGCACCGTGCTTACTTGTATCGGGGTGAATCTACTTTGCGCGGATCAATATTTAGCGATCGTCGTGCCCGGAAAAATGTTCCATGAGGCATATGTAAGAAGAGGAATCGATCCTCGAAACCTGTCGCGAGTGTTGGAAGACTCAGGAACGATGACTTCCGCTTTGGTTCCCTGGAACTCTTGCGGCTCCTTTATGGCCGCCGCATTAGGAGTTCCTACTCTAGTATATCTTCCCTTCGCGTTTTTGAATTTACTTTCACCGATTCTTTCCTTAATAACTGGTTGGCTCGGGTTCGGTTGGGCAGGAAAAATGCCCGCTAAAGAAACGGCTTCAAATTCTTAA
- a CDS encoding RluA family pseudouridine synthase, whose protein sequence is MDLFLAKRFTYLSRSSWKKHLSDGNILLDGKPCKASHILREGDEVEYLPSDSPEPSVDIRFSLLHDEERFFAVSKSGDLPVHAAGRYRKNNLVDILEADGRFGRPHLVNRLDRETSGIVLFGKDAETASRLSFLFSNRKVHKIYASLVWGDFPKRLVASGWIGSDAGSKIRKKRGFYYPSDPRIPDMPTEDWETSSTEFRLVSGGFLDGKRFSRILCFPKTGRNHQIRATLFSLGFPLIGDKLYGVDETVFLDFIEGRQPNLMDRLGRERQALHAISLKFPHPYFKKRVSIFSPLPEDMRI, encoded by the coding sequence TTGGACCTCTTTTTAGCGAAACGGTTTACTTATCTTTCCCGTTCGAGTTGGAAAAAGCATTTGTCCGACGGAAACATATTATTGGATGGAAAGCCTTGTAAGGCATCGCATATTTTAAGAGAGGGGGACGAAGTCGAATATCTTCCCTCCGATTCCCCCGAACCGAGCGTCGATATCCGATTTTCTCTGCTTCATGATGAAGAACGTTTCTTTGCCGTTAGTAAATCCGGAGATTTGCCGGTACATGCTGCCGGGCGCTATCGAAAGAATAATCTCGTAGATATTTTGGAAGCCGACGGAAGATTCGGACGTCCGCATTTAGTAAATCGTCTGGACCGGGAAACTTCAGGCATTGTTTTGTTTGGCAAAGATGCGGAAACCGCCTCCCGTTTATCCTTCCTCTTTTCGAATCGGAAGGTGCATAAAATATACGCCAGTTTGGTTTGGGGAGATTTTCCGAAACGACTCGTTGCCTCAGGTTGGATAGGTTCCGATGCCGGATCTAAAATTCGGAAAAAAAGGGGATTCTATTATCCGTCCGACCCTAGAATTCCGGACATGCCGACCGAAGATTGGGAGACGAGCAGCACGGAATTTCGATTGGTAAGCGGAGGTTTTTTAGATGGAAAACGATTCTCCCGTATTCTTTGCTTTCCTAAGACGGGCAGAAACCATCAAATTCGAGCAACTCTCTTCTCTCTAGGATTTCCATTAATCGGAGATAAGCTCTACGGAGTTGACGAAACGGTATTTTTAGATTTTATAGAGGGTAGGCAACCGAATTTGATGGATCGGCTCGGGAGAGAGAGACAAGCTTTGCATGCAATATCCTTAAAGTTTCCGCATCCGTATTTTAAAAAGCGGGTAAGCATTTTCTCTCCTCTTCCCGAGGATATGCGGATATGA
- a CDS encoding PilZ domain-containing protein, translated as MDKTVKEADALGKILQTLFTRLPVSVDIKGRSYPVKVVGIKDNLFLLVSVPGKPTNEKIRILFLTHNYHFFHGVFTVEARNESNGLELLRVQAVKVSEAKRAQGRIEFENANSEPIIIYNIINQQHLRKSLGFVDKSVDEIIQRHSKRIKESYNDSLVYFSDRMDNRLRIMYNFEQSIFIIDRHDRSSGGVNFVPMEEYLKLISLNKIESRFVSEICVLIRYKNYTPLGYIQVLSEKPMNTEDYNKITLFSAAISRDVIGSGFFQESKEKCQVEDISRNGLGFFHQQSIFFSRSFAVGETLLFDLQLNKELKGTFRAVIRNIANTDKMFRVGCQFFNLNPREEEILNQFVDSKLGKDGGKQAPSSEEKKAEEESAGSGELNQDEIPTVGNSLGAKTIEGDSESQEVVTEIPHSESDSSVMEEIPEMGFDSGEKI; from the coding sequence TTGGATAAAACGGTAAAGGAAGCCGATGCATTGGGGAAAATTCTCCAGACACTATTTACACGCCTTCCCGTATCCGTGGATATTAAGGGACGTTCCTATCCGGTAAAAGTCGTCGGTATTAAGGATAATCTTTTTCTCCTCGTGTCCGTTCCGGGTAAACCCACTAACGAAAAGATTCGTATTCTTTTTCTAACGCATAACTATCATTTTTTCCATGGCGTTTTTACCGTCGAAGCGCGTAATGAAAGCAACGGTTTGGAATTGCTTAGAGTCCAGGCCGTAAAGGTATCCGAGGCGAAGAGGGCTCAAGGACGAATCGAATTTGAAAATGCAAATAGCGAACCGATCATCATTTATAATATCATCAACCAACAGCATCTAAGAAAATCATTGGGTTTTGTGGATAAGTCCGTGGATGAGATTATCCAAAGACATTCCAAACGCATCAAAGAAAGCTATAACGATTCGCTCGTATATTTTTCGGATCGGATGGATAACCGTCTCAGGATCATGTACAATTTCGAGCAGTCTATCTTTATCATTGATCGTCATGATAGAAGTTCCGGAGGGGTCAATTTTGTCCCGATGGAAGAGTATTTGAAACTGATCTCATTAAATAAAATCGAGTCCCGTTTCGTTTCGGAAATTTGCGTACTTATAAGATATAAAAACTACACTCCGCTAGGATATATCCAGGTGCTTTCGGAAAAGCCGATGAATACGGAAGATTATAATAAGATTACCCTTTTTTCGGCAGCGATTTCACGCGATGTGATAGGCTCGGGCTTTTTCCAAGAATCGAAAGAAAAATGCCAAGTGGAAGACATTAGTAGAAATGGACTGGGTTTTTTTCATCAGCAATCCATCTTCTTTTCCCGAAGTTTTGCCGTCGGTGAGACTCTGTTATTCGATTTGCAATTGAATAAAGAACTCAAGGGGACGTTTCGTGCCGTGATTCGAAATATTGCGAATACGGATAAAATGTTTCGTGTCGGTTGTCAGTTCTTCAATTTGAATCCGAGAGAAGAGGAGATTTTAAATCAGTTTGTCGATTCCAAACTTGGAAAGGACGGCGGTAAGCAGGCTCCAAGTTCGGAGGAAAAGAAAGCGGAGGAAGAATCCGCAGGTTCCGGAGAATTGAATCAGGACGAAATTCCGACAGTTGGGAACTCGCTGGGCGCAAAAACAATCGAAGGCGATTCCGAATCTCAGGAGGTAGTTACGGAAATTCCCCATTCCGAATCGGATAGTTCAGTCATGGAGGAGATTCCTGAAATGGGATTCGATTCCGGAGAAAAGATCTGA
- a CDS encoding alpha-hydroxy-acid oxidizing protein: MSRKVAGKTILIVGGGLLQVPIIQTAKTMQLRTIVADMNPEAPGLKICDLPLVMSTKDIEGMVRESKKLATTIKVDGVITAGTDASMTVAAVSNALDLPGIRFVDAEAASNKVKMRERLKKAGVPIPGFAAIWSIQDTRDALEFLKFPLVMKPADNMGARGVVKVNNREELQAAFKHAKKYSPTGEMILEEYMPGPEVSVDALAWDGNYAITGIADRIIEREPYFIEMGHNMPSALSESVLKEIEDVMFRGMKALGIHRGAGKGDIKVTPDGVKIGEIAARLSGGFMSAFTFPLSSGINLNRAAILIALGEEPDNLEPLYKRVSIERALLAPKGKLLAIEGFEEAKKIDGVTDIFLLHKIGDIIPEPTNNIEKTGHVIITADTLSDAEKIFDSVRATVRFTCDELYSVSDKEIAQNARIRFGKEICWVCKVCDGTDCASGVPGMGGVGRMLTFQDNINALAEYAILPRYIREHVHASTEIEFLGQKLSTSIMAAPMTGAITNMNGAMDEYTLAYTLLEGCIASGTVAWLGDGASPEKYSVMLDALSKVGGKGILICKPREDEGLLKERFQEAEERGIIALGMDIDAVNFKTMVQKKIPSITRNLDALSRIRSLTKLPFILKGIMTPEDACLAVDAGANGIVVSNHGGRVLDDMPGTARVLSSIRDSIGTKIHISVDGGIRSGADAFKMHALGADTVLVGRPMAISAVGGGVAGVRFLIGQYTETLLQAMNTVGASKISEIKREFIFKKKEEERVN, from the coding sequence GTGAGTAGGAAAGTCGCAGGCAAAACCATCCTGATAGTGGGTGGGGGCCTCTTACAGGTTCCCATCATCCAAACCGCAAAGACGATGCAACTTCGGACGATCGTTGCGGATATGAATCCCGAAGCTCCCGGATTAAAGATTTGTGATCTTCCGTTGGTAATGTCCACGAAGGATATCGAAGGAATGGTGCGCGAATCCAAAAAGTTAGCGACGACGATCAAAGTAGACGGGGTCATTACTGCCGGAACGGATGCGAGTATGACGGTCGCTGCGGTTTCGAATGCGCTGGATCTTCCCGGGATCCGTTTCGTTGACGCAGAAGCGGCATCCAATAAGGTAAAAATGAGGGAGCGGCTTAAAAAGGCAGGAGTTCCGATTCCGGGTTTTGCTGCGATCTGGAGCATTCAGGATACCAGAGATGCATTAGAGTTTTTGAAATTTCCGTTAGTGATGAAACCTGCGGATAATATGGGCGCTCGCGGAGTGGTAAAAGTCAATAATCGCGAAGAGTTGCAGGCCGCTTTTAAACATGCTAAGAAATATTCACCGACAGGAGAAATGATCCTAGAAGAATACATGCCGGGTCCCGAAGTATCTGTCGATGCATTAGCCTGGGACGGGAATTATGCAATCACCGGAATCGCCGACCGAATCATCGAGCGCGAGCCGTATTTTATAGAGATGGGCCATAATATGCCATCGGCGCTTTCCGAATCCGTTTTGAAAGAAATCGAAGATGTTATGTTTCGGGGTATGAAAGCGCTCGGGATTCATAGGGGTGCAGGCAAAGGGGATATAAAAGTCACTCCCGACGGAGTGAAGATCGGAGAAATCGCCGCTAGATTGTCGGGTGGTTTTATGTCCGCATTTACTTTTCCTCTTTCAAGCGGGATCAATTTGAATCGCGCGGCAATCCTAATAGCTCTCGGAGAGGAACCGGATAATCTCGAACCTTTATATAAGCGCGTTTCGATAGAGCGGGCATTACTTGCGCCTAAGGGAAAGCTTCTCGCGATCGAAGGATTCGAAGAGGCCAAGAAGATCGACGGAGTCACCGATATTTTTTTGCTGCACAAAATCGGAGATATCATCCCGGAGCCGACAAACAATATCGAGAAGACCGGACATGTTATCATCACTGCGGATACGTTGTCCGACGCGGAGAAAATCTTCGACTCGGTGCGTGCTACAGTTCGATTCACCTGCGACGAACTTTATTCCGTTTCGGATAAAGAGATCGCCCAAAATGCAAGAATCAGATTTGGAAAGGAAATTTGTTGGGTTTGCAAAGTTTGCGACGGAACCGACTGCGCCTCCGGGGTTCCAGGAATGGGCGGGGTCGGAAGAATGCTCACGTTTCAGGATAACATAAATGCCTTGGCGGAATATGCAATTCTTCCCCGCTATATTCGCGAACACGTACACGCGTCCACGGAGATCGAATTCTTAGGCCAAAAGCTTTCCACTTCCATAATGGCGGCTCCGATGACCGGTGCGATTACCAATATGAACGGAGCAATGGATGAATACACGTTAGCGTACACCCTGTTGGAGGGTTGTATTGCCTCGGGCACCGTTGCTTGGTTAGGCGACGGCGCTAGCCCTGAAAAATATTCGGTAATGCTCGATGCATTGTCTAAAGTCGGCGGAAAGGGAATTTTAATTTGCAAACCTAGAGAAGACGAGGGATTGCTGAAGGAACGGTTCCAGGAAGCGGAAGAAAGAGGAATCATCGCGCTGGGCATGGATATCGATGCGGTAAATTTTAAAACGATGGTTCAAAAGAAAATACCTTCGATTACCCGAAACTTAGACGCTTTGTCTCGAATCCGGTCCTTAACCAAACTTCCGTTCATTCTAAAAGGGATTATGACTCCCGAGGATGCCTGCTTGGCCGTGGATGCGGGAGCTAACGGTATCGTGGTTTCCAATCACGGTGGCAGGGTACTTGACGATATGCCCGGAACCGCAAGAGTCCTTTCGTCGATTCGGGATTCTATAGGCACGAAAATTCATATCTCCGTGGATGGCGGCATTAGAAGCGGAGCAGATGCTTTTAAAATGCATGCGCTGGGCGCGGATACGGTTTTGGTCGGAAGACCGATGGCAATTTCCGCAGTTGGAGGGGGAGTCGCCGGTGTTCGATTCTTGATTGGACAATATACTGAAACTCTACTTCAAGCTATGAATACTGTCGGGGCTTCCAAAATCTCCGAGATCAAACGCGAATTTATTTTTAAAAAGAAAGAAGAAGAGCGTGTAAACTAG
- the mnmA gene encoding tRNA 2-thiouridine(34) synthase MnmA: MSKGKIIVAMSGGVDSAVTAGLLMEEGYEVIGVNLRTWEYEAPACDTTKKSCCSPEDIRDARDVGLSLNIPFYVIKMEKVFQEKVIDRFVNDYKDGKTPNPCVECNTFVKFGALFEKAKALGIDKIATGHYSKVVEVDGRYAIADAIDQNKNQAYYLYGLSQENLKNVLFPLGGMTKPEVRDIARRMGLPVAEKAESQEICFIPENDYRKFLARKNVDFTPGFFKLRDGRIVGKHSGKENFTIGQRKGLGIAWKNPLYVLSIEDDGTVILGEDRETFVESFLVEDLNFQAWSPLRPGQEEECRVQVRYRSRPILAKIRQEEDSSIRVFPIEDVKGVAPGQSAIFYPKDENYLLAGGIIRKGSIQTVERILEKTDEIREIGAAVFP, translated from the coding sequence ATGAGTAAAGGGAAGATCATCGTAGCAATGAGCGGCGGGGTGGATAGCGCCGTAACTGCGGGACTCCTGATGGAAGAAGGTTACGAAGTCATCGGAGTGAACCTTCGAACCTGGGAGTATGAGGCTCCCGCCTGCGATACCACAAAAAAATCCTGTTGTTCCCCGGAAGATATCCGGGATGCGAGAGACGTAGGTCTTTCTTTGAATATTCCTTTTTACGTAATCAAGATGGAAAAGGTTTTTCAAGAGAAAGTGATCGATCGTTTTGTGAACGATTATAAGGACGGAAAGACTCCTAATCCCTGCGTTGAATGCAATACTTTCGTAAAGTTCGGAGCATTATTCGAAAAAGCTAAAGCGTTAGGAATCGATAAAATCGCCACCGGTCATTATTCCAAAGTCGTAGAAGTCGACGGGCGATACGCAATTGCGGATGCGATCGACCAAAATAAAAACCAAGCTTATTACCTATACGGACTTTCGCAGGAAAACTTGAAGAACGTATTATTTCCGTTAGGCGGAATGACAAAGCCGGAAGTTCGCGATATTGCTAGAAGAATGGGTTTACCCGTCGCGGAAAAGGCGGAATCCCAGGAAATATGTTTTATTCCTGAAAACGATTATAGAAAGTTTTTGGCCCGCAAAAATGTGGACTTTACTCCGGGGTTCTTTAAGCTGCGTGACGGCCGAATTGTAGGAAAGCATTCGGGAAAGGAAAATTTTACCATCGGTCAGCGCAAAGGTCTTGGAATCGCTTGGAAAAACCCTTTGTACGTTCTATCCATCGAGGATGATGGCACCGTAATTTTAGGTGAAGATAGGGAAACGTTCGTGGAATCGTTTCTCGTTGAAGATTTAAATTTTCAAGCATGGTCTCCGCTACGACCGGGCCAAGAAGAAGAATGTCGAGTGCAAGTTCGTTATCGTTCTCGACCGATTCTCGCCAAGATCAGACAGGAAGAAGATTCCTCGATTCGCGTTTTCCCCATAGAGGATGTTAAAGGAGTGGCCCCGGGGCAATCGGCTATATTCTATCCTAAGGATGAGAATTATTTATTGGCCGGGGGAATCATTCGAAAAGGAAGCATTCAAACCGTCGAACGGATTCTTGAGAAAACCGACGAAATTCGGGAAATCGGAGCAGCCGTTTTTCCGTGA